Genomic window (Rhododendron vialii isolate Sample 1 chromosome 4a, ASM3025357v1):
aaaagaagcgcCATGCATGGATTATATTGCATGATTAGGATGGGTCACTTGACATAGATAGCAAATCAAGGAAATTAGATGGGCCACAGAATTAAATGACAGTTAATAACACATGATCTGCGCATGCATGCATACACACTAACTACATACCGAGAAAGGTGTCATAGATCATGGTTGCATGTTACATAAAACGAAAAAGCAACAATATATTATTCAAACCCAGACAAGTCAAATGGAAACTGTAATCCAATGGGTTGGGGGCCAACCACGTATCTTACCCGTGTTTCTTCAAGTGCTCCAGATACTTGAAAACATCATCGATTGGTGTGGCTTCAATATGTCGGCCAACCTTGTGAATGATGCCAAAAAATTCTCCTTCCAGATTGACAAGAGGTCCCACAATACAAGACTACATAACGGTAAGCAAATAAAAGGTATAAGACCATGAGAATGTTGCATAAACATAACCCCAGACAAAAGGCACAACAACCACCAATGAAGAAATCAATTCAGAACATAAATCCACAAATACAATACAAACAATGGAGCCAATTATGAGGAACATCACCAAGGTCCTATGTAACAGAACTCCAAAACCCATAGCGGCATGGGCTTAGGACCAATAGAACTGATTCTCGCAATTAGGGCTCAAACTTTGTATATCATAGACTTTTGCTTATTTCCGACAATCAAACACCAATCATGAACGTATGTCTTCAAaggtttgaaaataaatttcttcTGAAGATAGTAACATAAGCCTCTTATTGCAACGCTCTTTTCTCCATAAAAACTCTTTAAATTAGAGACAAAACAGCAAATCAAACCCACCATGGAGGATACTCTTTCAATATATccaatatgagagagagagagagagagagagagagagagagagagagagagagagagagagagagagagagagagagagagagactcttcCAACATTCAGAACTTCCGCTTTTATCAACTGCCCAGATGTTCTTTCATTCCGAGACTCGGTGTTTTCCATCTCTTGGTCAATGCTACCCAGGAAAAGCAAAATATTACTACAAGAAACAACTGAgtagaaaaaatcaatttattgaTTAAAAATCACCCACCGCTCATGCACTATGTTCCATATGTTTATATGCTTTACTAATAGGCAAGGGCGTAAAGGATAATGCAGAAAGCCAAAACCATGTAAAGACAACCACATCTAAAAAGACAAGATGATGATTGTCATAGATGCTAATGGACTTTAGGGGTAGGTAGGCCGGGACATGCATAAGACCTGTGAACTTACTCTTTTACAACAATCATATCGCCATAACCAGTAAGCCAGTAATTCATAGTAGTAAACAACAGTATCCAGCCTAGGCCAACATACCAACTATCATATGAAAGCAAATCCCCTGTTGTTCAAAAACACTTCCAATACCTGAGATAACCTAGTTTATAATCAGATGTTACATCATCCCAACCGAAATACATCGGTACACAGCCAGCAGCCAGCACCGAATTTTCTCGCCTGGAATCCAACTTTCCAAAAGTCACTGCGGTTTGTCGGTCACCAGATATAATCTTTACAAAAGCTATATCAGAGCAAAAATCAGCTTCCAACAAGACACCCTTATACGGAGTTCTACTGTGCAAAAGCTTGACACTAATCTGCAATCAAATCAAACATGCATCTCAGAATATAGACCAAGTTCAATTGCCAGGAAAGGAAAAGTAGAATCCAAGTTTTCTGCATATTTTGACTGTTAGCTTTCCTAGTAGCATTTGTTTTCCCTTAAAAGTTATCCAGCAAAATTACAGGATATTACTAGGAtcccatttttttcccctacaATATTTAACAGCAACATACAGTCTAACAGCTGGGAAACTAGGCTAGGTCTGAATTTTAGTCTGTCACACCCAAGAAGGCGAAATAACTTGAGAAAAAGGTTTAAACAACAATAACTGTGTTGTTTCTCTAacctccaaaaaattaaaatagcaaaaattacaaataaaagaaaacaaatatatGAGATATCGAAAAGATATTGAAGAAAAGCAAGGATATCAAAACGTAGAGATAAACGAAAGAAATTACTAAGAATGAGAGAAAATACGGGTGAAACAAAAGAGTAAAGAAGACCAACATTATGATTGAGATGACCAAAATAGGAGGAGAAGTGGCAGATTGGAAGCTCTATCAAGAATCACTGTATGTGGAAGTATAAATCAGGGATAAATGTATCTGAACTAAATTTGCATTCTGAAAAATAacttcagaattttttttgctcggcaaatgaaacatttttataaatctcaaaaagGATTACATGGAGAGGAAGATAAGCAAAACTTGCTCATCCACAaaacaacaaacataaaaacaaaagcaCTCTCTCAAAATTAAGACTCTAGGAAATAACTACAAGAAAGATCACGAATATAtatcatggttttttttttttggcaacctCCACTCGTGCTTGTAGTATCTCCCAATGTTGTGAATCATTGTAAGGGTCAATAGCATCTCAGTTAACATATCACCTAATTACAATCCTGCATCAATCAGAGTTTATCATACATGTTTGATCTCATTACCGTTtgcatttttatcttttaaaatttctttgaaCATAAATCAGGTTTTTGGTAACATAAAGAATACTGTACTACAAAAGGCCTTCAAAGGCCAAGCCATAAGCTTCGTTTATCTGAAAACTCAATGTTAAAACattcaactcaaaaccaattggcaatgagtggagaggctacCCAAATTCATagactagttttggaggtgataattaaACGATGTGAGACAAGTTCTAAAACTCCCACACGCGCGACCCTGACTTGCACGTGGGGAGATAAAGTGATAGACAATGGATCAACAACATATAGATCACAACAAAATAAACGTctcttatggcacaaacaaaggggaataAATTACCAATTGAATAGAGAAGCATCCAGCGCTAAcactcaaaaaataaacataaaaagGCAAACCTaataaattcacaaaaattcatatgCCAACAACTTATCTTCTGCAAAAAAGTGAACCAAAGCACTTGCAATTCAGTAGCCCTTGTCACTCACTGACCCACATTTAACCCAATCCAAAAAAAGGGGGTGTTCGTTCCAACCAGTTTTCTTCACAGCAGGAGAAGGCATCGAGCCATTGACATCCACCAATGACAAAAAAGATGAAACAGTATCATACTATAGATTTGACAATAGCACCATCAACAGAAGTCTATTTTTCCTCTGTCAACAATATATCCTGACATCTTTTCCTTCattgtcaattttcttgggaTGTTTGGTCGTTGTTGATAGACTGGTGGCATGTTTGTTGGGTGTGCCCTGGCTCTCTGATTGATTTATTCACATGGTGGATAGGTAGTGGTTTCAAAAATCTTGAGAAATATTTGTGGGAAACGACTTTCCATGCTGCAATTTGGTCCGTTTGGTTGGCTCGGAATGAGATTGTTTTCAACAATGCATCCTGGCGAGTGGAGGATCTTGGGGAGCTAATTAaaactagggtagcaatgtggGTCAAGGTGAAGTTCGATATTAAGGTGCACTCGGTGGAAGATTTCAAGGGCTATATTGATGGAATGAGAAAGGAGAAAGTGTAGCTAGTGAAACTTGCAATGAGGATGGGGGCGatccaattttctgttggatggtcctctattttttttcctattttcccGCTTTGTTTTCCTCTCTCAGTAAGTGTGTGTGCTTAGTGAGTTTCTCTCTTGATGTACCCTTTTCGAgccaataaaattttctttgctaagcaaaaaaaaaaacaatatatcCTGACATGTGACATTCTATATTTTAATTGGTAGTAAAAATTCATTTGCATCCAAAAAACTTGAGATAAGATGTTACTACCATAAAACTATTTGCTACTCCATACCCCTCACAACAAAGTCGAAAGAACAGATACATTAATGAGTTTTCGCTAAAGACACGAATTTGTGAAATGCGAGAGATGATGAATGAGAATTCAAACCttaacaaaaacaacaacaaaaaaaaggaaggaaaaagatAATACGCATTacaaagagaaaatgaaatctTGTTTAGAGAAACAGAGGAAGGGTTTCAGGTTTGGACATACATAGTCAACATCTTCTAACCCCAGGAAGTCCAATGCAAACAAATACCGAGATAGGCAAAGTCCACAGAGCTTCAAAATCAAGGAGACACCAAATAGTGTTCTCCCTTTATGTAGTAGAGTAACAATACTAATAATAATTTCAATTCAACCTCAAGGTGAAgtatgaaagaatatataatTGGTATGTACTGTGTTTATGATATACATTAAGTAGGATTGACTAGTATTGACTAGTAATAGTATTAGTCAATTATGGTTGTATGTAGTAGTTGGTTGTCAGTAGATTTGCAGATTGACGTAAGACTAAGAACAGTGATGTTCAATTATGGGTACCATCTGTATTGTCTGTATTCTCCTccttatgcctataaaaggagggttctGCCTATTGTAAAAGCCAAGCTAATGAAGTCAGTGTTTTTCTAATATATCACGTGTCATGTATTCACTCTTTTTAATcttaacctactttgtgtttatACCCACTTTGTGTCTGTCCAATTTATATACAAGGCAAGGAGCACCTATGCTCAACTTCCCCAAATTTAGGAACATCGGCCAAATGTATTTGGAATTGGTAATTTCaacaaaaatttgaagtaaaagaaaacaagtaaaaagAGTTTAACTACCAATCCTCACCTCGAATTTGGTGCTTTTGAGAGGTTTTAAGCAACTAGCAGAAGTTGCAATTATGCCATCTGGATGTACAAACAGTTCCTGAGAATATCTCTGACACCTTGCGCCACCTACGGAATGATAGGTCAGTTCCTCAATTACAAAATAGATTCCCAATAGATTCCCCAAAAACACAACACACAGCCACAATATCAATTATAGTATGACGTAACAATTCCCGAAAGCTTAAAGTGATGGATAGCTAGACCAACAAGAGACATATAAACACCTCCAGAAGCCCAGTCGATCTTCATTTGGCGGATCTGATCTTCTCTAACAATAGGACCATAACTGCCGATAAGCGGATCAAGAACAGGAATTCGAAAAACCAGACCATAATCACCAAGTTGATAACTTTGAGAATGCCCTGGTAAGAACAAACATGGGTATTGCATGTAAGAGAAGAAATGCCTGGGCAACGTCGCAAGCAACAAGACAAAGAAAGATGCTGCTTGAAGGAATATACCAGGAAAACCATATCTGCCGATTTCATAGCTACGTAGACAGGGTTGTACAAAGGAAGGAAGAGTCCGAAAATCCCGAGCATGCTGCATCCAGGGCAGCAAGTAGCAACAGAGCCGACTTATTACGCAGGGATGGCCAAACTGACAAACATCCAAATTAGGTCACCATAGATGAGATCATTAATTGCATCTgttaccttaaaaaaaaaaacccaaataaaaaaggGGAAGATGAAAACTTTCACTCACTGCCACTGGTGTTGGCACTCCTGACAGCACTGGAGCTCCTATGGCCTTTATGTAGAAGCTGGTACAATAGAACACTAGAGacagaaaaaaagaacagtAGAATACTAGAGACAGAAATAGATATGCATCACTTTATTTTGTCTTTGATGTGAACCTTTTTTGAAACTTTCACTACCTTTCCTGATTCTGTTCATTGCgacaaatcaaagaaaaataaaaaatcaccaaaacaaaaaagatccggaaaaaagcaaaaaatcaaaatcaaaattttaacaCACATTTTGAAAGGTAAACCGATCATGTTGTAGACTCTAGCTAAATTTTCAGACCATACAAAAGATCGTTGCACCAAAAAAGCAATTGAGTTGTGGCATCCAGCCTCGCCTGTCCATTATAATAAACTTTtattaataaccaaatttattgtCTGTGTCTAGGTCCGTGTCCGTCTTCCACGCTGTGTCTGAAATGCCTGTTTTCAATTTGAACTCAACAAGTCTCCTCTTGTAGAGCagattttttcaatttgaacTCAAAAGATGCAAAGTTgcaatttacaaaattatttttactccAACAACGTACCGTGCATATGAGCCCACGTTGAGCGTTCACAGTTCAAATATTCCAAAAAGTATATTACAATAAATTGAATCGTGACATGTGAACAGTCCGTATCCAACTTCAATTTTTGTTTCACCTGAACTTCCTTTAGCAAATTCCAACAATAGaggttgatcaaaaaaaaaaaattccaacaatAGAGGGGAACTGTACTTGTTCAACAACTGCTTTTGTGTACCCGTTGTGCCACACCCAATCTTTGTGCGCATCGTCGAAAGAACCATATATTTTTATGCATGGCATGAGGGAATCCAATCACTTGTTTGCTACAAGTTGACCAGGATTCATAAATACCGGGGATCCTACCGACAAACACAATGTAATACTctgtagtctttttttttccttccatttctAAAACATGAAAGAAAGTTAATTTCGAAACAACTTACACCAACAAAAAGcataataaaagtaaaaaagatcTCAAAGGGAGTAGCAGAAAATGTCCAATTGCTGAAAATGGGTAACCAATATGGGACAGACTGACAAAGGGAGTAGCAGACTAGTAGTGGTAGCAACAATAGTTCATGTTGATGATATATATTCAAGTTTGTTTCAGTAAACATTCTTCTCATAATCAAGAAGCATATGACCAACTTAACAATCAAATCTTTAGGAcctcgagttttttttttttttttttaacatgtcACATTGATTAAAAGGCAACCAAATCAGGAGATACAATCTTTACACAAAACAGAATCAAACTCAGGCGGAATACAACCCAACCAAACAGAAGAACAACTATTGATACTATAGGAAGCCAACCAGTGAGCAGCCTTGTTCTTCATTCTATCAGTCCAGATGAAGAAGgaccaattttttccttttgcccAAGTCTTGATATCTTCCACCATAGCATGGATTTCCCATGGACAGTTAATTCTTCCATGAACACTCTGAATCACCACTAACTATCAGACTCGAAAATCACTTGAGAATAATCTGCATCAATTACTGAATTGCAAGCAATCCTTAGAGCCCAGGCCTCTATCGCACAAGCTGAAGACACCTTCACTTTCCCACAACGCCAAAACTGAGCAGTTCCACTACTATCTCTGGCAACTACACCAAAGGCGGCAACGCCGCGAGAGGAAGAAAATGCTCTATCAACGTTAATTTTTAAAACCCCAGGAGAGGGAGGGGACCAACTCGAATCATCCCTTTGTTTGGGTATCACAATCTTTCCAACCATATACGCAGCTTGCAAGTAATCCCCATTTGCCATCTCAGCCTTTTGGATAGTGGTTTTCGGATTTGGCAACTTACCTTGAAAGATACATTCGTTCCTTGCCTTCCAGATTGCCCAACAAATCTGGAAAATCGCCCCAACTAATTCAGGTGTTGTTTCTTTAGCCAACGTACCACATAGTAAATCTTCCATCCATCTATCAGCCGAAGTAATAGGGTTCTCAAAAATCCAGAAAGCTTTCCcactaccaaaccacactgctTTAGTCCAAGGACATCGAAAGAGAATATGTTCAATGGATTCGCTCTCCGTTTCACAGATGGGACAGAGTGGAACTTGGGCACATTTTCTTCAATACAAATTCGATTTACAAGAAACCCAATTCCGAACAACTTTCCACATGAATAAACGAACCTTTGGAGCCATAGGATCAGCCCACAAACGAGTCCACGCAGACGTTGGAGGAGTATAGGATGTAGAAGGGGGGGAGACTTTTCCTTTGACGCAACATTTTTTGCTTGACAGTACCTTGACTTCACAGAATAATTCCCAGAGCTAGTATGAACCCAAATTATCTTATCCACACCATTCGAGTAGCTAATAGGAATTCGAGAGATTTCTCTAGCTTCCTCAGAAGAAATTGCACTGAATAATTTATCCATATCCCAAGAATGGGTGTTAGAGTCAATGAACTCACTCACCTTTGCCCATTGTCCATGAGGAGATGGAATAGATTGAACTTTCTCCCCTTGTAAGTTAGGGATCCATCTATCTTTCCAAAATTCGATGGATTCTCCATTACCAACATTCCACCTTAACCCTTCCCTTAGAAGACCCATTCCTTCTAATAAGCTGCACCAAATCCAAGATGGAGACGGTCCTCTTTTTGCATCCAAGCTTGAGCAATTTGGGAAATATAATCCTTTCAGTACTTTGACCCAGAGTGCTTCAGGAGAATTGATCAATCGCCAGTATTGTTTTGCCAACAACGCATTATTAAAAAATGCAAAGTCCTTGAACCCCATCCCTCCATCTTTTTTTGATCAGTCAGCTTCTTCCAGGATCCCCAATGGATTTTTCCCCCATTATCACCATTCTCCCACCAGAAGTTACTAATGACAGAATTCAATTGGGAGTATAAGCTATTAGGGGCTTTGAAACACATAAACGGGTACATCGGGATGGGTTGAATTACAGACTCGATTAGAACCTCTTTCCCTGCTTGATTGAGATCTTTGTTGCTCCACCCTTTTATCTTTCCAAGAATATTATCCCTAATAAAGCCCATTGATTCCTTCTTCTAATTTCCCCACGAGGTAGGAAGCCGCAAATACTTGGACTTCTTATCCATATCCTTCATATCCAAAATCCCCTTCAGCTCATCCCTGGTATTTTGACTTGCATTCGCAGAGAACATCACACTAGATTTGTGCAGGTTAACAGAAAGGCCCGAAGCCTCGCTAAAGCCCCCTAGAATTTGTCTCAAGTTGGAGCAATACCACGTGTtagcttcaaaaaaaatgagagagtcATCAGCAAAAAATAAGTGGGATACAACTAGGCActgctt
Coding sequences:
- the LOC131324012 gene encoding uncharacterized protein LOC131324012, with the translated sequence MVEDIKTWAKGKNWSFFIWTDRMKNKAAHWLASYSINSCSSVWLGCIPPEFDSVLCKDLFYCTSFYIKAIGAPVLSGVPTPVAFGHPCVISRLCCYLLPWMQHARDFRTLPSFVQPCLRSYEIGRYGFPGHSQSYQLGDYGLVFRIPVLDPLIGSYGPIVREDQIRQMKIDWASGGVYMSLVGLAIHHFKLSGIELTYHSVGGARCQRYSQELFVHPDGIIATSASCLKPLKSTKFEISVKLLHSRTPYKGVLLEADFCSDIAFVKIISGDRQTAVTFGKLDSRRENSVLAAGCVPMYFGWDDVTSDYKLGYLSIDQEMENTESRNERTSGQLIKAEVLNVGRSCIVGPLVNLEGEFFGIIHKVGRHIEATPIDDVFKYLEHLKKHGEHAKEPSSTSE